A genomic segment from Amycolatopsis camponoti encodes:
- a CDS encoding NPP1 family protein: MAHRTPIAAAAACALALSFPGTAAADPPSALPGNATDFEKTFQPAFDYDKDGCYPTPAIGPDGTIAPGLSLGGDTNGHCRDSWDLDNTNSYSRQKCNNGWCAVMFTLYFEKDQASLGPGSAGHRHDWEHVVVWVKDNRVEYVATSQHGGFAIHDRASMRFEGTHAKVVYHKDGGSTHCFRAANGNDDPPENHKGTWQYPTLVGWDGYPSGIRDKLVAANFGSATFGIKDDQFNGNLGKAKPSGIPFDVNA; encoded by the coding sequence ATGGCGCACCGAACTCCGATCGCCGCGGCTGCCGCCTGCGCGCTGGCCCTGAGCTTCCCGGGAACAGCCGCCGCCGATCCGCCGAGCGCCCTGCCCGGCAACGCCACCGACTTCGAGAAGACCTTCCAGCCCGCCTTCGACTACGACAAGGACGGCTGTTACCCGACCCCGGCCATCGGCCCGGACGGCACCATCGCGCCCGGCCTCTCCCTCGGCGGCGACACCAACGGCCACTGCCGGGACTCCTGGGACCTCGACAACACGAACTCGTACTCGCGGCAGAAGTGCAACAACGGCTGGTGTGCCGTGATGTTCACCCTGTACTTCGAGAAGGACCAGGCCTCCCTCGGCCCGGGCAGCGCCGGGCACCGCCACGACTGGGAGCACGTCGTCGTCTGGGTCAAGGACAACCGGGTCGAGTACGTCGCGACGTCCCAGCACGGCGGCTTCGCGATCCACGACCGCGCGAGCATGCGTTTCGAGGGCACGCACGCGAAGGTCGTCTACCACAAGGACGGCGGTTCGACGCACTGCTTCCGCGCCGCCAACGGCAACGACGACCCGCCGGAGAACCACAAGGGCACCTGGCAGTACCCGACGCTCGTCGGCTGGGACGGCTACCCGTCCGGGATCCGCGACAAGCTCGTGGCGGCGAACTTCGGCAGCGCCACCTTCGGCATCAAGGACGACCAGTTCAACGGCAACCTCGGCAAGGCCAAGCCGTCCGGGATCCCGTTC
- a CDS encoding rhamnulokinase, which translates to MAGTVGPSVLAVEEVRRFPNGGVRAGPVLYWDILGLYRETLAGIREAGRLDGVGIDSWAVDYGLLDERGALLGNPVHYRDSRTDGITVPVPDRELYDVTGLQQLPFNTLYQLVAEGDRLDAAATMLLIPDLLNYWLTGEIGAERTNASTTQLYDVRARTWALSLASRVGIPPRLLPPLRDPGTVVGQARELSGVPVVAVGSHDTASAVVAVPASPGTNFAYISSGTWSLAGLELPAPELSDAALAANFTNEGGVDGTIRFLRNVMGLWVLSETLRTWSTSDLSGLLTAAAASPALAAVVDIDAPGFLPPGDMPARLAAACGATGQRPPGTRAEVVRCILDSLALAYRRTLRQAASLTGRTIDVVHIVGGGARNELLCQLTADACGVPVLAGPGEAAALGNVLVQARALGEEDLPDLAAMRALVRETQEVRRYEPSGAGDWDAAEARLGS; encoded by the coding sequence ATGGCCGGGACCGTCGGGCCGTCGGTGCTGGCCGTAGAGGAGGTGCGGCGGTTCCCGAACGGCGGGGTCCGGGCCGGACCGGTGCTGTACTGGGACATCCTGGGGCTCTATCGCGAGACCCTGGCCGGGATCCGCGAAGCCGGTCGCTTGGACGGCGTCGGGATCGACTCGTGGGCGGTCGACTACGGGCTCCTGGACGAGCGGGGCGCGCTGCTCGGCAACCCCGTCCACTACCGCGACTCGCGGACCGACGGGATCACCGTGCCGGTGCCCGACCGGGAGCTCTACGACGTCACCGGGTTGCAGCAGCTGCCGTTCAACACGCTGTACCAGCTGGTGGCCGAAGGCGACCGGCTCGACGCGGCGGCGACCATGCTGCTCATTCCGGACCTGCTGAACTACTGGCTCACGGGCGAGATCGGGGCTGAGCGGACGAACGCGTCGACCACGCAGCTCTACGACGTGCGCGCGCGGACCTGGGCTCTTTCGCTGGCGTCGCGAGTCGGGATCCCGCCCCGGCTGCTCCCGCCGTTGCGGGACCCGGGCACGGTCGTGGGCCAGGCCCGCGAACTGTCCGGCGTACCCGTGGTCGCCGTCGGCTCGCACGACACGGCGTCCGCGGTGGTCGCCGTGCCCGCGTCGCCGGGGACGAACTTCGCCTACATCTCCTCGGGGACGTGGTCACTGGCGGGCCTGGAACTGCCCGCGCCGGAGTTGAGCGACGCGGCGCTGGCCGCGAACTTCACCAACGAAGGCGGTGTCGACGGCACCATTCGCTTCCTGCGCAACGTGATGGGTCTCTGGGTGCTGTCCGAGACGCTGCGGACGTGGTCCACTTCGGACCTTTCCGGTCTGCTCACGGCGGCGGCCGCCTCGCCCGCGTTGGCGGCGGTGGTGGACATCGACGCGCCCGGGTTCCTGCCACCGGGCGACATGCCGGCGCGGCTCGCCGCGGCATGCGGGGCGACCGGCCAGCGCCCACCCGGTACGCGGGCCGAGGTGGTCCGGTGCATCTTGGACAGCCTGGCGCTGGCGTACCGCCGCACCCTCCGCCAGGCGGCCTCGCTGACCGGCCGCACGATCGACGTGGTCCACATCGTCGGCGGCGGAGCGCGGAACGAACTGCTGTGCCAGTTGACGGCGGACGCGTGTGGGGTGCCGGTGCTGGCGGGCCCGGGCGAGGCAGCGGCGCTGGGGAACGTACTGGTACAGGCCCGTGCGTTGGGGGAGGAGGACCTCCCGGATCTGGCGGCCATGCGGGCGCTGGTGCGGGAGACGCAGGAAGTCCGCCGCTACGAGCCCTCGGGTGCCGGCGACTGGGACGCGGCCGAGGCCCGGCTCGGGTCCTGA